The Pyrus communis chromosome 14, drPyrComm1.1, whole genome shotgun sequence sequence GGtttgaatttgatgaatgaTGGTGGTGTGGTAATGATAGGATCAATTGAGGAACGAAATATCGGCGGAGGTCAGTAAACTAGGGCGTGTTTCGTTGATTGACCTTGCGGACACTACAGGAGTGGATTTGTATCATGTTGAGAAGCAAGCTCAGCATGTTGTTTTGGATGATCCGGGGCTTATGTTGATTCAAGGCGAAATAATATCACAGTCTTATTGGGATTCTGTCGCCGAAGAAGTCAATGACAGGCTTCAAGAGTGTAGCCAAATCGCTTTGGCAGAACTTGCCGCGCAGTTGCATGTCAGTTCGGAAATGGTGGCATCTGTGTTGGAGCCCCGCCTTGGGACTTTGGTAACTAATTTTCCTGGTTTTGAGTGATTTTGGAATCGAGGAAAGGAAGATTATGATATGGGTTGTTCTCTTGATTCAGGTGAAAGGTAGGCTTGAAGGTGGGCAGTTGTATACTCCTGCATATGTCGCACGGGTTACTGCCATGGTTCGTGGTGCTGCCAGAGGTATCGCAGTTCCCACAAACTTATCATTGTTGTGGAGTTCGTTACAGCAGCTGTTGCAAGAAATGGATGGAGCCAGTGGAGTGGCTGTAGAAGGTTCATTTTTCCAGTCCCTGTTTAATGGACTTGTAAAGGAAGGCGAAATTCTTGGATCACTTCGTGCAGGAGTTCATTGGACACCTAATGTATGTGTTATAATCTCGTTTCATTTGGTTTAGGTGTTTTGATTTCATTGTGTATAATGACTGGCGTAAAAGTTCCATCCTCTGATTAACATCGACTTCAGTAATGTGCTAGCACAAACATGCAGAACCATTAGCTTTGTTATCACAGAATCTCTTCACATAGACTTTATGGTTTTCtatcaaagaaaaatattttctttaaagctGACTATACCTGTACATTATTTGTAACTTCCGTACAGGTCTTTGCCATTGCTCAAAAGGAATCAAttgattctttcttttcacagGTATGAAACCCTTTTCTCCCACCTATTTGTAAACATGTGGTGTCCGGAAACCTGTAGATGCTTCCTGAACTTCAAATTTAACATTTACTCCTATTTGCATGCTCAGTTGTATGTTTTAGTTTCAACCTCTGATTTGACCTTTTACTTTTCTCATTTTTGAGACCTCTATCCAATGAGCAGTATTGGTAATGCAACTCAACAAGTGTATTATATGTGGTATTTAGCActatttttttgtacttttagaGTGTCGAGATTACTAGTAGCTTCTCAGTCCAAGGCTTGGACCTTTCTAAAGAATTTGTGATTTTGTGGTTACATAAATTTATGGGAAACCAAAGTTCAATACATTTTGTGTGGTTTCTAGCGTTTCTTTTTGGTACGAAGGAGGGAAGAACATTCTTAGATATTAATGATTTTTTCTTCTAACTTTTTCTTCAATATCCTGCAGAATtctttcattaactatgatgttCTGCACAAACTTAGAATTCCTCAGCCCATTCAGTTCTTGCAGGTATCTAATTGTTTTCATGTTGATGCTCTGATTTTGGAGCTTATAGGATTTATATGTGAAGTCATTTCTTTGTTTCTGTTGTTTTATATGTAATTAAATTTGTGGTTATGTACTTGAATTTAGTCCAGATATCCAGAAGGCATACCTTTGGTTACTACATTTGTTCACCCCTCAATGATTGAGATGCTTGATGCTGCTACAGAAGATGCTCTCGAACGTGATAGCTGGTAAACTTCTCTACTATTTTTATGAATACTTTACTTTTCTACGAGTTAATTTCATCACCTATTGTAACATAAGTATGAAATTTTATCACTTGACACTGTACCTTTTCCGTTTTACTCTTTGTGCCTCTAATTAGATTGCTTTCATGGGTGAACAGAGTGACCATCTTATTATAAACCCCTATTATAATCATtgggctgttttttttttttttttgagaatatcgcgtttaagaatgggaaaaacaagaacaaactcTGGAAATCGAATaacaaataaccaagataaataacaccaagaatttacGTGGTTCGGCAATATGTGCCTACGTCCATgggacaacaacaacaatctttcactatatcaataatgagtacaaccaataatcttgccaaatctCTAGAAATAGGACTTTGACGAAAAACgtgaaagaacaagaacaagaaattcacaatctcttttcttttctctcactctaatcccttgagtggtatacaatttattgttttgctcccttctcaaaactagtacaatagtccctttatatagacataataaaggtcttcttcaataaggattactaatcctaattggaatctagttatgaatccttctccaattgataaactaactccaattgggaaaacaactccaattttaatcctctaagactataattccttatagacgtaggacaacttatcatgggctggaaaaagcccaacatttttttctttcaggttTGGAATTTTTTAGTTGAAGGCCATTTAATCTGTCAGTTCACTGAAATTCTTAGACTTGAAACAGTACTTAAGTTCATCAAGATGCTTTTCATGGATTAGATATATATAGAAAGCTGTTTTGACAATGTTCTTAAATGTGTTTCCATCATACTGTTATGTTAAGGTAGGCATTACATTTTTATTTCCTTATATGATTGGATGGAGCAATGCAGGATCGATTCTCTTTCTATACTCCCAATGTCCTTTGGGTCTCAGGATGCATCTAAACTTTTGTCCCTTTGCCCTTCCATTCAGCAGGGTCTCAAGGTGGCTTTCTGATATCAAGTCTGCTCTTTTACTCATACACTTGATCTGTTAACTCTTATGTGCATCATCTTTTGCAGTCTGATAAAGCAATAATCTTCAGGGAGTCATATGTATTTAGCAGCGGCTTTATCAAGGTACATCCATTGAAGTATATTATAAAACTAGTTAAATTTAAGATTCAGGTTCCTGATTGATTGGTATTTTTTATTATCTAAGGTCAAATGACTAAAACTCTTAAATTGAGTCCAAATAGAAAAGTAGAACACTGTCATTTATTGCATacccaaaaacaacaaaaattacaaacatGCCATTGAGGGTTTAGGCTAAGTAACTACAATTTTACTCACAAGTTTGCACATTTCCACCTGGTTTTTTCTTCGATGTTGAACTGAATTACTTGTGAACCAGCAACCATAAATCTCTTATACCCTGTACTTACAATTTCTTTCCTGGAAAGTGATTATCGTTAGATATATAAACATACTTTGCCAAATAATGAGGAAGAACCtggtttttaagtttattgTAGAAGTAAAGCTGTGGGACTCATGGACTTTCTGACTTATAAGGGTCTTCGTTGTGAATTTAAGCAATTCTACACCTCTTTTTAGTTTATGAATTCTGATGCTTTGAGTATACAATCTCATGTCAGGATGTGTATGATCGCCTGGAGAAAGAAATGGAAACCTTTAGTGTTTCAGTTCCTTCCAGTACTGTGGTGTCAGATGATTTGCGGGAGACAAAAGTTGGTCATGACACAAGCAGGTCGACTGAGTCCAATGAAACTGTTAGTGACAGCAGCAGTAATAAACAGGCAACGGAGAAGggatcaaaaaagaaaaaaggtagagGGGCTGGAAGCATGATAACAGGGCCAGCTGAGAGTGAGCTGGACAACCAGGACAATGTTCCTACGAAATCTAAGAAAAACCAAAGGAAAGGCAAGAATACCTCTTCCGGACAGGCCTCAGAGTCAAAAGCAGCTGCTAAGttggtaaaaataaaagaggaaaaTCTCAATGTCCCTTCAGAAGATTGGGTAATGAATAAGATTACAGCGCTTGTAcctgattttgaagaacaagGTCTGTTGATTCTTTCTTCAGCTACTTTGTTCATTTTGATCATTGAGACTTAATGCCATGAGTTTTGAACTGTGTTTTGATAGAAGCAGTGTACTACTTTGATAGGTCCTGACGATCCCCAAACAATTCTTGGACCTTTGGCACACTATTTGAGGCCTAAGTTAATCAACTCCTGGAAGGAGAGAAGAAAGGCGTTGTTTACAGAAAATGCGGAGAGAATGAGGAACTTACTTGATAACTTGCAAAAGAAACTTGATGAGGTAATAAACTCCAGCAACTATATTTGTTGTTCGATTCCTTAGTTCTTGCATTGGGTATTCTCTAGGGGTTTAAGAGGCATCTGTTTGTACGGTGATATTTGGAACCTTTTTAGAGTCTCCGATGTGCTAAACTGCCTTTTATTCCCTGCAGTCTTTCTTAAATATGCAGCTTTATGAAAAGGCTTTAGATTTGTTTGAAGATGACCAATCAACCTCAGTAAGTTTTCCCTCTAGTGATGCGTGTTAAGTGGTTTCAGTTGGTGATAAAATGGACTAAAGAAGGCTCATCGATGATTGACAGGTCATTTTTCACCGGCATCTGTTAAGAACAACAGCTACTACTATTGCCGATATGCTTCTTCAAAATTTGGTAGCTTTCTTTCATTGTGATGTTGTCATGTTCATGGTTGCGCAACTCTTTTGTTGCAATATGTACATGTATTCACACACACTAAACTGGTCATCTATGCATGTAGCTGAGCTGTTTCACGGATTTTAAATGATGGTTACGTATGATGTAGGACATGCACAACAAATTGAAGAATGGAGTTGAAGTTGCAGAGCCTCAAATTTCAGAATCTATTTCCCTCAACGCAGGAGAGAGAACTTCCATTGTAGGAAATAATATACTACCTGATGTTACTTTTTGACATTTCCCAAGAGCACTCcgtcattttctttcataaatatGGAACTTCTCAAGCACATTATCCATTAAAAAGAAACGCTTTATGGTCTATTGGTTTTTTGCAGGCCAAAAACTTTCCTGGATCTCTTTCAAGCAAGGCTCTTGCTGTAGTTGAAGCATTGGAAGGAAAGGTCAGTTCTTATTTGTCAGAAACCCGTTGATTTTCTGTTTCTGGGAGCCATCTGGATGGGCTAGTCACAAGTCTTGAGCTGATTTTTCAGTTTTATGTTGGATAGTTATTTCTATTTTTCTGATAGATAATCCTATATACAGTGATTatcttttttcttaattatgaaTTGAGGTTGCATCCTTAGTGGATTCAGTACTTTGTTTCTGATCTCCAAACTCTTCTGGTTCTACAGAGTTTGCATTTATCTTATTAGTTTTTCTGTATGCAAAATTAAGCACTCGACACTGGTTGAGTTTCTACATTGATACTGTTTCCTGTTCTTTGTATGCAATGTTCAAGGAAGAGCTGATTATTTTTATCCCTGAAAGTTACCCATAATAAACGAAGCAGTTAGCTTGGaatgtttaatttttgaagAAAGTTTTTGTTTAGTggcaattattattattattttttttgttttcttatctGCCTGATACATCTTATATACTTTTGATGAAATCAAAAGACTTTGTATATGTTACACTATTACTCAACTCCGTCAACTTACCACAATGATGTCACATGTTGAATGTCCTACATGGCAGCGGGTGGAAACTTTCATGACTGCTCTAAGAGATATTGCAGAAGAGAGGTAattgcatgcttatttattcGTGTTTGTGATGGGTTCCTTGAAGCACTTACTTTTCTCTGAAGCTAATATAAAcgttttggtttaaattttctaGCGGCTTGCTCTTGAGAAAGCTTGACAAGAAATTGGAAAGAACGCTTCTGCATTCATATCAGAAGGTTTAGATCTTGTATAAGGAATTGTCAAATCTATTATTCACAAATAGCTAGGTGTGTAATTTGTCCATATGGAGATGAAAATTACTTTTTATGGTTTTCTTTCTGTATCATTTTCAGGATTTGGTGTCTCAAGTTTCTGCTGAGACTGATCCAGTTCCTCTTTTGCCAAAAGTTGTCTCCCTGATTTACGTACaggtttgttaatttttgttgctACCAGAATCAGTATTATATATGCACATTCATGCTTC is a genomic window containing:
- the LOC137716217 gene encoding E3 UFM1-protein ligase 1 homolog gives rise to the protein MDDELLELQRQFEFAQQAKSSIRLSDRNVVELVQKLQELHIIDFELLHTVTGKEYITPDQLRNEISAEVSKLGRVSLIDLADTTGVDLYHVEKQAQHVVLDDPGLMLIQGEIISQSYWDSVAEEVNDRLQECSQIALAELAAQLHVSSEMVASVLEPRLGTLVKGRLEGGQLYTPAYVARVTAMVRGAARGIAVPTNLSLLWSSLQQLLQEMDGASGVAVEGSFFQSLFNGLVKEGEILGSLRAGVHWTPNVFAIAQKESIDSFFSQNSFINYDVLHKLRIPQPIQFLQSRYPEGIPLVTTFVHPSMIEMLDAATEDALERDSWIDSLSILPMSFGSQDASKLLSLCPSIQQGLKSDKAIIFRESYVFSSGFIKDVYDRLEKEMETFSVSVPSSTVVSDDLRETKVGHDTSRSTESNETVSDSSSNKQATEKGSKKKKGRGAGSMITGPAESELDNQDNVPTKSKKNQRKGKNTSSGQASESKAAAKLVKIKEENLNVPSEDWVMNKITALVPDFEEQGPDDPQTILGPLAHYLRPKLINSWKERRKALFTENAERMRNLLDNLQKKLDESFLNMQLYEKALDLFEDDQSTSVIFHRHLLRTTATTIADMLLQNLDMHNKLKNGVEVAEPQISESISLNAGERTSIAKNFPGSLSSKALAVVEALEGKRVETFMTALRDIAEESGLLLRKLDKKLERTLLHSYQKDLVSQVSAETDPVPLLPKVVSLIYVQVHHKALQAPGRAIAVAVSRLKDKLDESAFKILTDYQTATVTLLTLISAASGDEEDCSSDRILSKRELLETQMPALKGLVLRNSQS